A window of the Mannheimia granulomatis genome harbors these coding sequences:
- a CDS encoding P-II family nitrogen regulator encodes MKLITTIIQPSKLEQVRDALSEIGIQGMTITEVKGFGRQYGHTEQELSKINTVDFRPKIKVEVLISDYQSDEVIDAILNASYSGQVGDGKIYVSNIEQLIRTRTGETDDEAV; translated from the coding sequence ATGAAATTAATCACTACCATTATTCAACCCTCAAAACTGGAGCAGGTGAGGGATGCTCTTTCAGAGATCGGTATTCAAGGAATGACCATTACAGAAGTCAAGGGTTTTGGGCGCCAATATGGGCATACGGAACAGGAGCTTTCCAAAATTAATACGGTTGATTTTCGTCCGAAAATTAAAGTGGAAGTGCTGATTTCTGATTACCAAAGTGATGAGGTGATTGATGCCATTTTAAATGCTTCTTATTCGGGACAGGTTGGTGATGGAAAAATTTATGTATCAAATATTGAGCAACTTATTCGCACCCGAACTGGTGAGACTGATGATGAAGCTGTGTGA